The following nucleotide sequence is from Paroedura picta isolate Pp20150507F chromosome 1, Ppicta_v3.0, whole genome shotgun sequence.
CAAGACCTCCTGCACTCCCTCGAACTAGAAGCCTCTCTGcgagctgcaaagccctgtcgccacctcTGCAAGGTGGCAACGGCTTTGCAGCCCACATAGAGGCTCCCAGTTCGAGGGagcgtgggggagggggtttggagTGCCTGCAGGAAGGctccaacgcccccccccccacacacacactctctctctctcaaacccgGAGCATctctgcgggccgcaaagccctgtcctCGTGAGCAaaaatggaggccacagccagaaggcttctagcaggcaaggagggagtgtGGGAGCTGGAGCTgcccgcaccctgattggccctattccaactcagacagccaggacgcactccacccccagggctgtttcacaaatattaagagggaaGAATGGATAAGGATGCACAATATAATAGTTATGGTAATCAAGTGGAATTAAAATTAATACACAAAAGAATATAATGTTTTAGGTTACTTGAACCATTTATATAGTCATCAGACAAAATCATAACTCAGCCTTacattatttatttgaattaaaTATCTATATGCCCATCTCTCTCCTGGCCATCTTCTGATCATTCTTCCCTTATGTTTTGACCTTCTATCAGACATGCAGAAAGCTTAAGCTGAGGCAAGCCAGCATTTTGGATTTTCAGAGATTTAAGATTATCTGTAGATAGTATGCTGATGCAATGATAATGCTTTTAAAAGTGTTCCTTGATTTTGCCTAAAGAATAATCTTCCTCTTTGGACacagcagattttattttctaatTGGAGTTGCAATTCCATATCAGATGAGATGGCTCATTGATGTATACCCTGTGCGAACTATGTATGGAAATGTACGTATTCCTAGTTTAACAGTCATTTTTTGACTTCAGAGAAGGCATCTTACTTGGCTTCTGCATGTATTTCTTATCAAACAGCTATTCCTTGATAGCTGTTCCTAATGAGGTACAGTACAAACCACAGTATGAAAAAAGTCATGCATAACATTTTTGCTTTAAAAGCTGTGAAATCAGGAAGAGAGGGAACGTCTGGTATGCGGTCTAGTTTAATCAGCCGGTAACATCCTGTGTAGATGGAGAGCAGCATGAAAGTTGATGTTTTCCCCCTCAGTTATTGTTGTAGGTATATAAAGCGATGATAGAAATACTAAAGCAACAAAGGGGTGCAAAATCTTTTGAAAGACCAATTCTGTTATAATCCCAAAGTATCTTTCAGTATCTCTATTTTTATAACAGAATACATACCTGCTTccgtaataaaaatattttcttgccttGGTTTCTTCTAACTTGCTTATAACAAGGATATAATGTATAGCAGGGGTcctcgggttttttttttccagcctgtGGGTACTTCTAGAATTCTGACAAAGGGAGGTAGAGCCAAatgcaaaatggcttccattggaGGCGAAGTCTACCACAAAATGTCAAGGATTGCTGTTACATGCCATTCTAACAATAGCTCTTAACCATATCAGGCAGAAACTTTTAATGGGTtgcttttaaagatttttaaacaaCATGTtagttttaaaaagactaaatatacatatacacaaatatgaaaattggggggggggaattgatccATACTGGACTGGTgagttgggagggggtgggggatgatcTTACACTGCCTGgggtttgttattttattgggaatgcttattgtaaaccaccacgagaaggtttggtctgggagtggtggttaagaaTCCAAATAACTAAAtcaattattttgtattttaatgacTATTGTATTtactattatgttttattgtgaactgccccaagttgGCTGGTCTGGGAGGGGAGATATAGAAGCCAGATAGACAAACAGGCCTATTGAGCTGTCTGAGAAACTGTCATATGGCACTATCCTCAGATTTGCAGATATCTAACATAACtatgcaaaaagaaaatgggGCTACTTCTAGCTACATGAGCCCTTTTCTTGTCAACCTAGGCATTTTTAACCTGCTCAATTACTTAATGGCTCTTAGAACTAAAGGTCTGGTGAGGGCTCCTTGACAAGAATGtgatagaaaataaaatatttttgaaaattatCAACATACATTTAAACTGAGGAAGATCTGATGACTTCAATAGAAGTTCTAGTTAGGTGCATTAAACGTTTTCTCTGTGCAGGTCTATCATGCTTAGCCAGAAGCACGTCCCACTGTGTTTTTAAAGTGTTAGTCTGCTGTTTGCACAGTTAAAGTACTATAATTAAGGTCTGACGTACCAGAACCATTAATAAAACTCATAAAGCCCTTCCTGGCCCAAGTCACTTTATAAACATATGTGGTGAGCACCAGGAATGGTGTTGAGGGATGGTGTAGCACCCATGGAAACCGTGTTGAGAACCCCTACATAAAAGCTAATTAGAAAGAATTCAGCTTCCCAAGTGTTTTTCTTGGTTGTCTTTAATGTTGCTGCTAGTATCATTTCTATATTTTCTGGTGCACAAACCTTTCCTATTTTTGCACCTCCTTCCACCCACTTCCTTGTCTTCTGCAAGCCTAATTGATCTCTGCTCAATCTGCCTGTGTTTTCAGATAGACTAGGACAGAGTGTCCTGGCTAGGATTTGTATCAATTCAGAAGGACTTCCAGACTTCAGCCAGCTCTTTCCTGTTTTGGTGCATAAATGAATGGGGATTGTATATCAGACACTGCTTTCTCATCTTTGTGATCGACTGTCTCTTGTGTAGCTCTTGTGGAGTTCTCAGGTTAAAGTTTGTAACTTAGTAaagacaaaaactacaaaaaactTTCTACTTAGCAATTATAATATACTTGTGCAGACCCAATTTTATTTGAAAGCAAGCACCATTCTGTTTGGTTGAAACTAAGTGAGCATAGATTTTACTTTTAGAGTGTTAATAGATGACACTTGTATTATCTTATTGATGTTACAACAGCCTTGAAGGGTGGGTGAATAATATCCCCTACTGCTGGAGAACTAGGGTTGTGGCACAGATAGAATAGCTTGCCGAAAGCCAACTAGGGAGTTGTTTCAGATTTTTAATAGGGAACTTTCTGATTTTTTCCCATTGCCTCTAAGGTTGCCACTACATTAACTTTTTAGTATGCCAGATGGGCAAGAAAGCTATGGAACAGAGAGAAAAAACTTTGCACTTTTATTAGAGTTTTGCACTTGCATATGTGTAATTATGTTGGAATAATAagatatgagagccagcttggtatagtggttaggaacacagacttcaggcgagctgtgtttgattcagcgctcccccacatgcaactaacTGGGGAGCTGCTCACCACAGCTCTATAATAAAGctgtatcagggctctctcagcctcacctacctcacagagtgtctgttgtgaggagaggaaagggaaggagattgttaagccgctttgaggtgaatgtaagccttcAGGTAGgcaaaaatggcatataagaaccaaatcttattCTTCTTCATATCAAAGTAAAGACTTAAATGTCATGACAACTAAATTTCTGGCTTAAAGTTATATTTTCCTTTGaaatatacaaacacacactgaTAATAATATTGCAGTCAATAAAAGCCAAGCTCTTACATACATTCCTATAGGGACCATTTCCTAATCACTTAAATTAGTGTAGTCCTGTCAACTTCATCCTTGGCACTATAGTATTATTAAGTGGTTACTGATTTCTCCATATGTATTTCTGTTTGCTAAACAGCATATTTTTGCAACTAATATGCAGTTACATTTCTCCTGTAACCGTTTAAAATTCTGTTACAGATAAAGATAGATAAAGAGCTCAGTAGTCTGTATAAGAGAATGTTTGAACCTCTTCATGTGCCTCCAGAACAATTCCAAAGACTGACTGGACAATTCTGCAATATTCAGACACTAAAAACAGGTCAAGCATATGCTGCAGAGGATAAAACATCAGTAGATGATCGATTAAGCATTCTGCTAAAAGGAAAGTATGTACTTTAATGAGTTTGAATGGGAACCTTTCTTTTTTGTAGCTTAATTGAGTAGTGGAAAAATCTGAAAGGCTGCAGTATACAGTAACTTTGCACCCCTTTCTTTAAATATGTTTTATCCTTGCCATTCTTCCTGACCATgcaattatattaacattttgattTAATGAGATTATTTTGCATACATATCAAGGATAAAATAGTCATCATTGTTGATATTTCCTCTGTGCAGTGTTCAAGGGTGATTGCATTCCATGTGTGTGCAGCCTAAGAGTGTTGTTGGGGAGCTGTATTGGCAAGGTGGCTGACACACAGCCCAACAGCAGCTTTATAACTCATCCCTTCAATTTGGGAAGTGTCTTCTCCCTAATTCCTAGACAGGTGAGAAGTTAATGGGAAAGAAAGGCATTCTGCACAGAATGCTTGTTAGAATATTATATGCTGCAAGGCTTTGTCCTAACATTGAAAACTGATTGTAAACCAAAAGGCCATGCAATTAAGTCAGAAATCATTCAGTTGCTGATTATATGAGTGGCGTATTACATGCATCAAACAATCCAAAAGTCTGACTAAAGCAACAAATGGTCACTTTGAGTTATCTGTTGCTATCATCCTTCCTAACAGCAGTAtcccatttaatttttattttgtatctttTTGCTTTGTGGTCTCTTCACAAATCCATTTTAAATTATCAGCTGTAgttggggaggagagaagctgtTTTTCATTTGCAGCCAGGATTAATTCTGTTGGAATTCTATCTTTTTGTTAATGAATTTGGGCACTGAAATCAGAGGTTaggaacaaaatgaaaaattaataCTTAAGAAATTTAGAATCTTGAAATCCATTGTTTTCCACTGGATGTACCAAATATCACTAGGAAGTGATATTTATTAATGCTCTGCAAGTGTTTTAATACACTATAAGGTTAGTCATGTTTATACATAGAACACTGACACTCAGTGGCTCAGGAGCCATATGTGGTTCTTGAACAAGCCATCTGTGGCCTTTCTGATTAGTTCCCCAGTGTATCAACTGGGCCTGTTTCAGAAAACTGTCAAGGACTTTATCCAGTGGAGGTTGTGGTTGGCAGATGGCTTCCATCTTGAAATGTCTGTCTATAGAAGAATGGGTAAGCTGCTAACCCTCCCTGAAGTGCAGGTCTTGTGTTAGGAATGGAAGTAAATATGGCCCTTTCAGttgatggtgtagtggttaagagcagtggcttctaatatggcaaaccaggtttgattctccactcctactcatgcagccaactgggtagtcttgggccactcacagccctgatagagctgttctgactgagtggtAATAtttgggctttctcagcctcacctccctcacagggtgtctgttgtggggagaggaagggcaattgtggggcaattgtaagctgctttgagactccttcaggcagtgaggtataaaaaccaactcttctagctTTAAGATTGTGACTTTACACAAGCTGTAAAGTGGGCACTGCTGCAGAGAACATCCCTGTGAACATTTTACATGCATAGACCATGGATTGAGGACTGGCAACCAGACCAAAGCCATCTAGTTAAGTCTTTTAATCTCCTTTGGATGCCTAAGAACCACCACAAATCATTGTGAATCTCTGTTACCTGGCAATAGATAACTACCATGTATTTGAGTGTGTCATGTTTATTCACTATGTCCAATACGATATGTTGGACTGATTCAGTGATAACATCCACAAGTATCCTGACCATGGCTAAGAGAATAGAAGATCTGTACTGGATCTctgattccttttctttctctgctctaTTCTTGTAAACAGATCCCCCAACCCATTTTGCTTTGAGGTCTCTTCATACTGCAGCACAATCATTTTTTGTCTGGGTTTATTGACCAGCTTCTAAACCATGGCTAGCTGCAGTGACATCAGTTCAGGTATAAGGAACCATAGTTATGTTTTAAAAGGCAAGGAAAAGCAAACCAGCATATTGGTGGGAGAAAAATACAGTTCCAGAGCATGTCTGTCAGGACTGTCAGGTATCTGCTTCACTACAGGAATATCAGAAGTAGTTGTACCAGAAGTCAGGCTCGGTAACAAAAAATCTTATAGCCAAGCATCTTGCAAATTAGCCATAAATTATGTTTACTCATTAATAATTATATTACAGCAGACATTTGATTGATGTACCATAGATATCTCGCATTTTTTTATTGAATATTTTTGTCATCAGAATGAAGGTCTCGTATCGAGGgcattttctgcataatatttACCCCTGCGCCTTTATAGATTCACCTGAATTTCGATCAACCCAGATGAATCGGGGTGAGAAATTTCAGGTACAGTACTATACTATTGGGCATAAATTTTAAAGATTCAAGATTTATCGAAGAGAAAAACTTGAGGCATCATAAACTATAATGTTCAGCAGTGAATTAATTGCCTTTCCTGATAGCTTaggttaaaatttaaaatgtttatcagATATGCAAAATTTCAATATTGTCTTGCAGCATCTACTGACAGCTTCAAAATTGTGTACAAGGTTTTAGTTTTCTGGTTGATATATTTTCATGGGTTAATAATATATGTACCTTGAAATACTACTTCGATTATTAATTTAATGTGTCTGATATGAGAGGCTTATTTGAAGGCTAGCCTACTCAAAAAGAGATATTTTTGTGATATTGGTGCCTGGCGCTTCCGTATTTTGAAATATGCTTGAAAACAATGTCTGGTGGCATCTTGAATACTACAGCATAAGCTTATGTGAAGTACAGCCCACTCTTAGTTGCTAAGAATATGCGCAATAAAATGAAAGTATAATATagctaaaaatgtatttaaagtgGCACAAGGTACTGTTTGCTTTCACTGTTATGCACACTAACCTGGCTAACCTTTGTTTGTACCTGCACTGTATTGATCTCTCACATGTGAATACTTTTACTTTCAGCTCTGAAAGATCAAACAGTTGTCTTTAGAGTAGCTTGATAGAAACTTTGAGAATGGGATATAATGCAGATTATTTCAAAATTCAGAGAGCAGAAGTAGTGATAGAATGCTCTTTTGATAACCTGCTTTTTAATGCAGGGGGATGTTGGAAAGCCAAAGCAAAGGTGAGAGAAATGGCATTGGTGGTTGTTGGAATTTGTTGGTAAGCAGAAGAACTGAAGGAAGGAGGTGGCTTAATGTTCAAGAAACAGGACAACTAAAAGCAATGACAGGTTGTTGGCATTTGTTTCTTTTCCAGAGAGTTGAAGGGATTTTGAAAGAGAGTGCTGCTTGTGCTATGCATGCTCATCTCAGTTTCACCTCTGGCGTGCAGATTTGGcaagtttttgttttgtgttaatATTGTGTGAAATGAGAAAAGGTGTGTATGATAGAGGAATGGAACATTTTGTCAAACCACTCTCGTCCTCAGTAAAAACTAGCATACAAGAAGGAGAACCCAGAGTTATGGTGGCTGAAAGAGAATACAGATTGCCTGAAGTAGCAGAGATTGGAGGAGGACGAGAGGGGAACTGTGAGGAAAAGCTTGTTTTGTTTGCAAGCTTTGTATATCAGTGAGGGTGTGCAATtcccttccctccacccaccAGTGTTTTTCGagttcaggtatattgaacctgaaaaatatcagtatttcctgatatttctgGACCCCATTAATGGTAAGGTGCTATACTTGGATATGGTAAAAATTCTGGAATCCCAATTTTCTTGGCTCCATTATATTCTGGGACCATCATAGTATTTCTCAGCTGTTTCTTTCAGCTCAGATATATCCAATGCACACCTCTGTACACCATTAGTACAAAGATAGGGTACTAGCAAGGAATCCTTAGTGGCAAAGGGTTGCTGGGCCATGGGGCTAAATAGTTCCCAAAGAGGTATGGGTATAAACTAACTGGATTTCATTGTTTGCACTGACTGCCAGATCTTGGGCAGTAGGCCTAtagtgattttgttgttgttgtaatgtgAATGTATAGTAGCTATTTAGTAGTAAGAGAAAGAGGACTGCAATAGAGTCTAAAATTATTTGTTGATGTAATATATTCCAGTCATGGACTGGGCTTAATTCCAAGAAGAGGAAGTTGTCAAGATATATTCAGCTCTATGCTTGAAGAGAGTTACTGGATACCTGTGCTGTACTTTCTACATTCTCCTCTGGGCATTGATTTGTTCTGGGCTGAGATGAAATAAGACATCATAATTTTAATGAATATCTAGTAATCTGTCCAGCTGATCAACCTAAATTGCCACAAAGGAAGTAGTGGATGGAATGAGGGGGATTGTGTGTCAGAAAACTTAGGTGCTCAAGTACATTTTTAGATGGAAGATCTTAATGGCGTATACTGTTATAACTATCACATCTTCCTTTAGGCACAAGTCCCTAACATATCAATAACTTAGTTTTATATTTAGATCCTTTCCCCCCTCACAGACTAACTCTTCCCTTTTATTGACTTAACTATCGTGAGAtgaaaaaagatttaaaattgaAGAATCTGCACACAGTAACTGAAACCCAGTTTATATATTGACCATATGTCCTTGCTGGCGGCATTAGCTTCTTTTGGAAGTAACATGCTTAAAGTTAATTTCCTACGAGGACTGGTTATTGTTTCTTCCTCCGCAGggatttcctttgttgtatgctGGTGCCATCTGCCGGATATAAGCTTACCATAGCCTCCCTGAGCAAACCAAAGTAGCTGGCTGGCTTGTATGAACCATTTCTTAGGCCTGGGCTGTCAAGCTGTATATATGCCCAGCAGGCCGTTGCATGAGCACAGACCAAATCACAGCAGTGGTATGAATGATCTGTTTCTGGGataggagaaagaaaaggaaacatgATTACAGCCAGTAATTGACCTGGGCTATATAAGTGTACAGTTATACAGAGCAGGGCAGCTGTGTATGTGCACATCATTCTGTTTCTGGCATATATGGAGTCCCCCACCATAAATGCCAAGTGCACATGCTTATAATCATGTGTAATTCCTACACATTTGAATGTTGTATGTTTTTACCCCAGTCCTATTGAAACAGAAGGGATTTTACAAATATGACAATCCTAAATGTCCGAAATAGGCTTCTAAATGATTTTctttccaacattttaaaagatgttcTTCGTCCTTCTTGGCTAAGCCCACAGAGAGGGGCGAAACAGCTACGTGGACAAAAGGGGTGTGTGATGACAATGTAGTTTTTAACCAGTGACTTTACTAAGATTCCAAATGTTCTCAGAAAACGCTTCTATCCTTTAACTTTGATAGAAAATGTGAAAAACCCAGAAGCAAGCCAAGTTTATGTGTTGCATAGTATATATTGCATTTCATAGGATAAACCACTATTGATTCACTCTTTCTGAGTTCTGATCATCCAAATAAACTCTGTTGTAGTCACCTGCATCCATTAAGGGCTAACTATGAATATGCTTTCCTCTAGGTGTCTATTACCGCTGATGATAATTGCAAATTCTTGTGCTGGTCCAGAGAGAGACTTACATTTTTTCTGGAATCAGAGCCATTTCTATTTGAAATATTTAAGCATCTCATTGGGAAAGATATTACAAACAAGTTATACTCGTTGAATGATCCAACCCTAAATGACAAAGTAAGTATTTCTTTTGTGCTGCCTTGGATACTGTGCTGCTGCTATAAAGATGGGTTCTGTTGAGCTCACTTCTTAAAAACACAGTTTCCTGTTTGTGATTAAATATTATTCTGGGTGTTCTGGATGTCAGCCCTCTCCATTCATAAGCAGTGCAAAATGTCACTGACAGAGCAGTAAGGAAGTCAGAAGGCCTCTATCAAAGCAAATTAAGGAATACTGGATAGATCTGCCCTGCCTGCTTTCCAGGGTGCTGCAATACAGGATAAAGTCAAGCTTTATATAAAGTATCTTTCTATTCATCAGGAGAATTGGAAATTGAATGAAGAAGCATAAAGCATGCATTTCTAAGATGGGTTACTCTTTCCTCCAGACTCCGAGACATAATGCATACTTCTAGTGGCTGCAGAAGTATGAAAAGCATTTGAAAGCGacaaatgttttactgttggaGTTTAGTTTCTTCAGGGCTGCAATAATAAATGGTTATCCATTTCCAACAAACTTATAAGGGGAGCCAGTGTGAGACACCCGGATTCAGATTCTCAgtatgccatggaaacttgcttggtgatcttgggccagtcgctttcagtctaacctacctcacaaggttgctgtgaggatacgcccagagctgtagggaagggtggtataaaaatataaataaatagataaataaaatatgaagagGGGCAAATGATGTTAGCTGCTTTGTGCAGCTTACAGCAGGATAGAAAGAATGCCCCCAGTGGTCATGCATTGATTGGAGGGAGTGGTTCTCAGAATGTTAAGACACTGGGAATAAACAATGAAGATTCCTAAAGAATTTGGCTGCGAATAGAACACCAGATTCAGCAGGCTTTTTGGGCTGATCCCGCATCCCCAACCTTATGGCTGTTCAAGTTTGTACTGATGACAGAAAATCCAATATGGCTTACTTCTCTGCAGGCATCCCAAAAAATGGATCAACAACCTAGCCTGTGCTCACAGCTCTCTGTGATGCAAATGAGAAACAGCATGGCTAGCTCAAGTGACAGTGAGGATGGCTTGCAGCACTTTCTCCGGGGCACTTCCTCTGCTTCCTCTCTGCGTGAGTCATTATAGTATTGTGCAAAGCTTCCCGAGACAGTTAATCTTGCTCCTCCTCTGTTAGTTTTGAATTTAGTTTTGAGTGCCTACTGTGTGTTGTGTTTAATATTAACATCTGTTGTTCTGTCAGTTCTGTGTCAGTAGCATTTACTATAATAGGCTCTACCTAggcctgcccttgaagacaacccagAAACTGCTGCTGGTGCAAACTGTGACACCTTGTTTGTTATCTGGGACTAGTCGCTGGGACTGTGTTACTATTCTgaaagccctccagtggctgacaGTTAATTTCTgggtccaattcaaggtgttggtgttcgtctttaaagcccttcatgccCTGGGAGCCACATGCTTGAAGGACTCCATGCATGTTTCAGCCCTGATCTTCCCAGCAAGGTCTGTTGCTTGTTCCACCAGTATCTGAGGCATGTTCTGCCACTGTCTAGACTCAGACATGTCTCTGGAACAGCCTCCTGGAAGCAGTCAGTGGGTTCCAAacagggtccccaaggcagcagacatcaaacattaaaacattttggcattaaacaatttaaaagaataatttttaaaacgaTTCACTAAAAACACATAACACCAAAAACCAAGAGCAGGGCCAGTAATGGTAACTGGGGTTATACCAAACAGGGCAGAACAAAAGTGGCAATGCATGAATCCTTCCTATTTCAGACTGGACAGGAATGTGAGCAGTTCTATTTCACAAAACTCAGCCACAGCAACTATCCCCATTGGAGATCATGGTCTTCAAACTTCATGGGAATC
It contains:
- the LOC143820380 gene encoding popeye domain-containing protein 1-like isoform X9 — protein: MQPRTKPTIHKDTFEAAGVKSSKTDHSELWNFSCRFLTDDFKMNPTQISSITVTPLSFLLDFRNATSVPLNETVCENWREIHHLVFHMANICFAIGLVIPTTFNLHMIVLRAMLTIGCALFIIWATLFRCALDIMVWNAVFLLVNVLHFIYLVYKKRPIKIDKELSSLYKRMFEPLHVPPEQFQRLTGQFCNIQTLKTGQAYAAEDKTSVDDRLSILLKGKMKVSYRGHFLHNIYPCAFIDSPEFRSTQMNRGEKFQVSITADDNCKFLCWSRERLTFFLESEPFLFEIFKHLIGKDITNKLYSLNDPTLNDKASQKMDQQPSLCSQLSVMQMRNSMASSSDSEDGLQHFLRGTSSASSLRQPSPYLRASQKMKPIEESVEDDVFESASATNVKAHQ
- the LOC143820380 gene encoding popeye domain-containing protein 1-like isoform X11, with product MNPTQISSITVTPLSFLLDFRNATSVPLNETVCENWREIHHLVFHMANICFAIGLVIPTTFNLHMIVLRAMLTIGCALFIIWATLFRCALDIMVWNAVFLLVNVLHFIYLVYKKRPIKIDKELSSLYKRMFEPLHVPPEQFQRLTGQFCNIQTLKTGQAYAAEDKTSVDDRLSILLKGKMKVSYRGHFLHNIYPCAFIDSPEFRSTQMNRGEKFQVSITADDNCKFLCWSRERLTFFLESEPFLFEIFKHLIGKDITNKLYSLNDPTLNDKASQKMDQQPSLCSQLSVMQMRNSMASSSDSEDGLQHFLRGTSSASSLRQPSPYLRASQKMKPIEESVEDDVFESASATNVKAHQ
- the LOC143820380 gene encoding popeye domain-containing protein 1-like isoform X10 yields the protein MQPRTKPTIHKDTFEAAGVKSSKTDHTALVEGEECEKAADESETAKRNATSVPLNETVCENWREIHHLVFHMANICFAIGLVIPTTFNLHMIVLRAMLTIGCALFIIWATLFRCALDIMVWNAVFLLVNVLHFIYLVYKKRPIKIDKELSSLYKRMFEPLHVPPEQFQRLTGQFCNIQTLKTGQAYAAEDKTSVDDRLSILLKGKMKVSYRGHFLHNIYPCAFIDSPEFRSTQMNRGEKFQVSITADDNCKFLCWSRERLTFFLESEPFLFEIFKHLIGKDITNKLYSLNDPTLNDKASQKMDQQPSLCSQLSVMQMRNSMASSSDSEDGLQHFLRGTSSASSLRQPSPYLRASQKMKPIEESVEDDVFESASATNVKAHQ